A window of the Miscanthus floridulus cultivar M001 chromosome 14, ASM1932011v1, whole genome shotgun sequence genome harbors these coding sequences:
- the LOC136503931 gene encoding uncharacterized protein codes for MQDDSSSDNSSIKNHLYQKCLKDVLKIKHLKRRLQMALKHNSKRMKSEKKTTEGFTRFSATAFMNVISALSLEKKVVIDSYRFGSLPMFNKCSVSNKFAKLVVRLVDCKSGDIIRAGKVISLTKELVHLVLDLPMGRRAFPSDRSAGMDVVLFKFGKDKIPLVCFFANKLIKKEDLSDEDLFICFMLVVLSSFLCLNSNIVPSPKYFGIFEDTKHINEFNWCGYVLQWLLHHIKAFNRGKNEKVRRCQALGGCIYYLVVQVIMLCSGQTNSLKGTASSIQILAGAMVALVESEEEEDDDAALVTRRKWTSGSSSSEALVPAAPLLSQGGGDVFAAVVPPTRPSSSLSLQSTSCQTSGAPLRIESQDSECTVAEVAVREIESAVADLLAPEVSMAMAVGSFEGLAVAS; via the exons ATGCAGGATGATTCTTCCAGCGATAATTCAAGTATCAAGAATCATTTATACCAAAAGTGTCTAAAAGATGTACTT AAGATTAAGCATTTGAAGAGAAGGCTTCAAATGGCATTGAAGCATAAT tcCAAGAGGATGAAATCTGAAAAGAAGACTACAGAGGGATTCACAAGATTTTCGGCCACTGCTTTCATGAATGTGATCTCTGCTTTGTCCCTTGAGAAGAAGGTCGTTATTGATAGCTATCGATTTGGTTCTTTGCCGATGTTCAATAAATGCTCTGTGTCGAACAAGTTTGCTAAGTTGGTTGTACGGTTAGTTGACTGCAAATCTGGTGATATTATACGTGCTGGAAAGGTTATCTCGCTTACTAAGGAGttagttcatcttgttcttgaCCTTCCTATGGGTAGAAGAGCATTCCCATCTGATAGAAGTGCTggcatggatgttgttttattCAAGTTTGGAAAGGATAAGATTCCTCTCGTTTGTTTCTTTGCTAATAAGTTGATAAAGAAGGAAGATCTATCAGATGAAGACTTGTTTATTTGCTTTATGTTAGTTGTTTTGAGCAGTTTCTTATGCTTGAATTCGAATATTGTTCCCAGCCCCAAATATTTTGGTATATTCGAAGATACTAAGCACATCAATGAGTTTAATTGGTGTGGTTATGTGTTACAATGGTTGCTTCATCATATCAAAGCATTCAATAGAGGCAAAAATGAGAAAGTCAGACGCTGTCAAGCTCTTGGAGGTTGCATATACTATCTTGTG GTGCAGGTTATAAT GTTGTGTTCTGGACAAACCAATAGTTTGAAGGGGACTGCTAGTTCAATACAGATTCTGG CTggagctatggtggccttggttgagagtgaggaggaagaggatgatgatgctgccctcgttactcgtcg caaGTGGAcatcgggttcgagttcttctgaggctctagTACCGGCCGCACCGCTCCTGTCGcagggtggtggtgatgtttttgctgccgtggttccccctacgag gccttcgtcttccctAAGCCTCCAAtcaacttcttgtcaaacctctggtgCGCCCTTGCGTATTGAGTCTCAGGACTCTGAATGCACGGTTgctgaggtggctgtgagggagatAGAGTCCGCAGTTGCTGATTTGCTAGCTCCCGAGGTGTCtatggccatggcggtgggttcATTTGAGGGATTGGCcgtggcttcctag
- the LOC136504638 gene encoding uncharacterized protein codes for MAADGRMPEREKKQVAMDGRKDGVAREVIRMEREAVIPILKPKLVMRLAYLIEHEADRNEFLKLCKKVEYTIRAWYLLQFEDLMQLYSLFDPVSGEKRLEQQNLTSEEIETLEFNFMTYLFQVMEKSNFKLLSDEEFDIAQSGKYLLNLPIKVDESKLDKKLLTKYFKEHPHDNLPEFSDKYIIFRRGIGIDRTTDYFFIEKVDVMISRAWRSLLRVTRIDRLFSKKQHLKPKNDTKKTDEINEDEEDPELFVERIRLEKIELSLKNLMSKMTIQEPTFDRMIVVYRRAGTKTKPDQGIFVKHFKNIPMADMEIVLPEKKNPSLTPMDWVKFLISAVIGLVTLVGSLEMPKADVWVVIAILSGVIGYCAKIYFTFQQNMTIYQNLITKSMYDKQLDSGKGTLLHLCDDVIQQEVKEVIICYYILMEQGKATIQDLDLRCEELIKEEFGAECNFDVHDAIKKLEKLSIVHRDSIGRILCVPLKRANEIIGTTTEELVMRAQQSPAS; via the exons ATGGCGGCGGATGGGAGGAtgccggagagggagaagaagcaggtGGCGATGGACGGGCGGAAGGACGGGGTGGCGCGGGAGGTCATCCGGATGGAGCGGGAGGCCGTCATCCCCATCCTCAAGCCCAAGCTCGTCATGCGCCTCGCATACCTCATAG AGCATGAGGCTGATCGAAATGAGTTCCTGAAGCTGTGCAAGAAGGTGGAGTACACCATCCGGGCCTGGTACCTCCTCCAGTTCGAAGACCTCATG CAACTGTACTCACTGTTTGATCCTGTTTCTGGTGAGAAGAGGTTAGAGCAACAGAACCTGACATCAGAGGAAATTGAGACCCTTGAATTCAATTTCATGACATATCTTTTTCAG GTGATGGAAAAGAGCAACTTCAAGTTGTTATCAGATGAAGAGTTCGATATTGCGCAATCTGGAAAATATTTGTTGAATCTTCCAATCAAAGTTGATGAATCTAag CTAGACAAGAAGTTGTTGACGAAATATTTTAAAGAGCACCCACATGACAATCTACCAGAATTTTCAGACAAG TATATCATCTTTCGTCGGGGGATTGGAATTGATCGAACAACTGACTACTTTTTCATTGAGAAAGTAGATGTAATGATATCCCGAGCTTGGAGGTCATTGCTCAGGGTTACCAG GATTGACCGATTGTTTTCTAAGAAACAACATTTGAAGCCAAAGAATGATACGAAGAAGACTGATGAAattaatgaagatgaagaagatccAGAATTGTTTGTTGAGAGAATTCGATTAGAAAAAATTGAATTAAG TTTGAAAAATCTGATGAGTAAGATGACAATTCAAGAACCTACATTCGATAGGATGATTGTGGTGTACAG GAGGGCTGGTACAAAGACTAAGCCTGATCAAGGAATATTTGTAAAGCACTTCAAGAATATCCCAATGGCTGACATGGAAATTGTTCTT CCAGAGAAGAAAAATCCGTCACTAACACCAATGGATTGGGTCAAGTTTCTCATTTCTGCTGTTATCGGTTTG GTCACTCTAGTTGGCTCTCTTGAAATGCCAAAGGCTGATGTATGGGTTGTAATAGCAATCTTGTCTGGTGTGATTGGATACTGTGCTAAGATATACTTCAC ATTTCAACAAAATATGACAATTTATCAGAATTTGATTACAAAATCAATGTATGACAAACAGCTTGATAGTGGGAAAGGAACTCTCCTTCACTTATGTGATGACGTGATACAGCAAGAA GTTAAAGAGGTCATAATTTGTTACTACATTTTAATGGAGCAGGGAAAAGCCACTATACAA GATCTTGATTTACGCTGTGAAGAGCTTATCAAAGAAGAGTTTGGCGCAGAGTGCAATTTTGATGTTCATGATGCTATAAAGAAGTTAGAGAAGCTTAGCATTGTTCATCGG GACTCGATTGGAAGGATCTTGTGCGTTCCGTTGAAGCGTGCGAACGAGATCATTGGTACAACGACTGAAGAACTGGTGATGCGAGCGCAACAGAGCCCTGCTTCGTAG